Proteins co-encoded in one Corvus moneduloides isolate bCorMon1 chromosome 7, bCorMon1.pri, whole genome shotgun sequence genomic window:
- the S100B gene encoding protein S100-B produces the protein MSELEKAMIVIIDVFHQYSGKEGDKHKLKKSELKELINNELTHFLGEIKDQETVDKVMEALDCDGDAECDFQEFVAFIAMVTAACHEFFEHE, from the exons ATGTCTGAGCTGGAGAAGGCGATGATCGTCATCATCGATGTCTTCCACCAGTACTCCGGAAAGGAGGGAGACAAGCACAAGCTGAAGAAATCGGAACTGAAGGAGCTCATCAACAACGAGCTGACCCACTTCCTCGGT GAAATCAAAGACCAGGAGACTGTCGACAAAGTCATGGAGGCACTGGACTGCGACGGGGATGCAGAGTGCGACTTCCAGGAGTTTGTGGCCTTCATTGCAATGGTCACTGCTGCTTGCCATGAGTTCTTTGAGCATGAGTGA